Proteins co-encoded in one bacterium BMS3Abin02 genomic window:
- a CDS encoding sodium Bile acid symporter family protein translates to MEESIVERLSLLDRFLPVWIGLAMAAGLLLGRSIPNLNNWLDAVKIDTVSLPIALGLLAMMYPVLAKVRYSRIGEVATDHTLMIASLLLNWIVGPALMFTLAWLLLPDLPAYRTGLILVGLARCIAMVLIWNDLADGHREAAAVLVALNSLFQIVAYAILGYFYLVVLPGWLGLETHTVSISMWAIAKSVLIFLGIPLLAGWLTRLWGERFKGVEWYEETFLPRVGPIALWGLLFTVVLLFALQGEAITSQPFDVARIALPLVAYFAIMWGVSFALGLRLRLSYPKNVTLSFTAAGNNFELAIAVTIGIFGISSGEALAGVVGPLIEVPALIGLVYVALWARRRFYPAGALR, encoded by the coding sequence ATGGAGGAGTCGATCGTCGAACGCCTTTCGCTTCTCGACCGATTCCTGCCGGTCTGGATCGGGCTCGCCATGGCAGCCGGCCTGCTTCTCGGACGGTCGATCCCCAACCTGAACAATTGGCTCGATGCGGTCAAGATCGACACCGTCTCGCTGCCCATCGCTCTCGGCCTGCTGGCGATGATGTACCCGGTGCTCGCCAAGGTGCGGTACTCACGCATCGGTGAGGTCGCCACCGACCACACCCTCATGATCGCCTCTCTGCTGCTCAACTGGATAGTCGGTCCCGCACTCATGTTCACCCTCGCTTGGCTCCTGCTCCCTGACCTCCCCGCCTATCGCACCGGACTCATCCTCGTTGGCCTGGCTCGGTGTATCGCGATGGTGCTCATCTGGAACGACCTCGCCGACGGGCACCGTGAGGCCGCTGCGGTCCTCGTAGCGCTCAACTCACTCTTTCAGATCGTCGCGTACGCGATCCTCGGGTATTTCTATCTCGTGGTGCTCCCGGGGTGGCTCGGCCTGGAAACACACACGGTCTCGATCTCGATGTGGGCGATCGCCAAGTCGGTGCTCATCTTCCTCGGCATCCCACTGCTTGCAGGGTGGCTGACCCGGCTGTGGGGTGAGCGATTCAAGGGCGTCGAATGGTACGAGGAAACGTTCTTGCCGAGGGTCGGGCCGATCGCCCTCTGGGGTCTGCTGTTCACCGTCGTGCTGTTGTTCGCCCTTCAAGGTGAGGCGATCACCTCACAGCCCTTCGACGTCGCCCGCATCGCCCTGCCACTGGTCGCGTACTTCGCTATCATGTGGGGTGTCTCGTTCGCGCTCGGCCTGCGTCTGCGACTCTCCTACCCGAAGAACGTAACGCTCTCGTTCACGGCCGCCGGGAACAACTTCGAACTGGCCATAGCCGTCACCATCGGCATCTTCGGCATCTCCTCAGGTGAGGCCCTCGCCGGTGTCGTCGGCCCTCTGATCGAAGTCCCCGCCCTCATCGGCCTCGTGTACGTCGCACTGTGGGCGCGCCGTCGCTTCTATCCGGCAGGAGCGCTGCGATGA
- the smtB gene encoding HTH-type transcriptional repressor SmtB, with product MNVSMDLATTRFEQSAELFRALADPTRLAILDLLSDTPKCVCEIGDTVAIAPNLLSYHLKVLREAGLIVGDKRGRWVDYSIASGAWDKLRRAIPAEYGLLETAR from the coding sequence ATGAACGTTTCAATGGATCTTGCTACAACACGTTTTGAACAGAGCGCCGAACTGTTCAGAGCACTCGCCGACCCGACCCGGCTGGCCATCCTCGACCTCCTCTCGGACACGCCGAAGTGCGTTTGCGAGATCGGCGACACCGTCGCGATCGCCCCGAACCTCCTCTCCTATCACTTGAAGGTCCTCAGGGAAGCCGGACTCATCGTCGGCGACAAGCGTGGCCGATGGGTCGACTACTCGATCGCCTCCGGCGCCTGGGACAAACTGCGTAGGGCGATCCCCGCGGAATACGGGCTGTTGGAGACCGCACGATGA
- a CDS encoding high-affinity nickel-transport protein, giving the protein MPELIATIHTVSPVGVALLVSAFFLGLRHGIDWDHIAAITDITSTQDTMRSSLWFSTLYAVGHASVVLAIGAALIVADFEMPAGLESLMGRVVGATLVVLGVWVLVALVRHGDRFRMRSRWMLLFSAVRSGIRRLRGHRSGPEASGQDPFATYGAKTSLGVGMLHGVGAETPTQVVIFLGATGVGGKGLGMGVLVVFVVGLIAANTLIAVGASVGFLSTTRSLWAYRLTGGIIALFSLVLGTVFLLGDASLLPALVS; this is encoded by the coding sequence GTGCCGGAACTCATTGCCACCATTCACACGGTTTCTCCCGTCGGCGTGGCTCTTCTCGTTTCGGCCTTCTTCCTCGGATTGCGGCATGGCATCGACTGGGACCACATCGCCGCCATCACGGATATCACGAGCACACAGGACACGATGCGGTCCTCGCTGTGGTTCTCGACGCTCTACGCCGTCGGGCACGCGTCGGTCGTACTGGCCATCGGTGCCGCCTTGATCGTGGCCGACTTCGAAATGCCGGCAGGTCTGGAGTCGCTCATGGGCAGGGTCGTCGGGGCCACGCTCGTCGTCTTGGGAGTCTGGGTCCTCGTAGCACTGGTCCGTCACGGGGACCGTTTCCGGATGCGGAGTCGTTGGATGCTCCTGTTCTCCGCCGTGCGTTCCGGAATCCGGCGCCTTCGAGGACATCGGAGCGGGCCCGAGGCATCCGGTCAGGATCCGTTTGCCACCTATGGAGCCAAGACGTCGTTGGGTGTCGGCATGCTCCATGGGGTGGGAGCCGAGACACCCACCCAGGTGGTGATCTTTCTCGGTGCGACAGGTGTCGGTGGGAAAGGTCTCGGGATGGGCGTACTGGTGGTCTTCGTCGTGGGACTGATTGCGGCCAACACGCTGATCGCCGTCGGCGCCTCGGTCGGCTTTCTCAGCACCACGCGCTCTCTCTGGGCGTACCGGCTGACCGGCGGCATCATTGCACTCTTCAGCCTGGTCCTCGGCACGGTATTCCTCTTGGGTGACGCTTCGCTGCTGCCGGCCCTCGTGAGCTAG